The following are from one region of the Streptomyces fradiae genome:
- a CDS encoding anion permease has translation MEHITLLLAIVVVTALVFDFTNGFHDTANAMATTISTGALKPKTAVAMSAVLNLVGAFLSVEVAKTISKGLVNEEGIQPEVILAALVGAILWNLVTWLVGLPSSSSHALMGGLIGATVASIGFSGVNGESVVTKVLIPAVAAPIVAGLAAMLATRLTYRLDKKTDARTTEKGYRAGQIASAGLVSLAHGTNDAQKTMGIITLALVAGGVLAPGSNPPVWVIVSAGTAIALGTYLGGWRIIRTMGKGLTDLQPQQGFAAQTSAATTILASAHLGFSLSTTHVVSGGVMGAGLGRKGGVVRWSTATRMFVAWGLTLPAAGLVGAGAEFVASQGQWGVYVVAAFLVASCVGIWLVSRRQVVDHTNVNDVESGAGTDTAAEPAGVVTTAIAAVTPPPAAGSVAAVADPDLKTTIPAPNPADPAAPAAPAAAV, from the coding sequence ATGGAACACATCACGCTGCTGCTCGCCATTGTGGTCGTGACAGCTCTCGTGTTCGATTTCACGAACGGTTTCCACGACACCGCCAACGCGATGGCGACGACCATCTCGACCGGTGCACTCAAGCCCAAGACGGCGGTGGCCATGTCCGCCGTGCTGAACCTGGTCGGCGCGTTCCTGTCGGTGGAGGTCGCCAAGACGATCTCCAAGGGGCTCGTCAACGAGGAGGGCATCCAGCCCGAAGTCATCCTCGCCGCGCTCGTCGGCGCGATCCTCTGGAATCTGGTGACCTGGCTGGTCGGACTGCCGTCCAGCTCCTCCCACGCCCTGATGGGCGGCCTCATCGGCGCGACCGTCGCCTCGATCGGCTTCAGCGGGGTCAACGGCGAGAGCGTCGTGACCAAGGTGCTCATCCCGGCGGTCGCCGCGCCGATCGTCGCCGGCCTGGCCGCGATGCTCGCCACCCGCCTGACGTACCGCCTGGACAAGAAGACCGACGCCAGGACGACCGAGAAGGGCTACCGGGCCGGCCAGATCGCCTCCGCCGGTCTCGTCTCCCTCGCCCACGGCACCAACGACGCCCAGAAGACGATGGGCATCATCACCCTGGCCCTGGTCGCCGGCGGCGTCCTCGCCCCCGGCTCCAACCCGCCGGTCTGGGTCATCGTCTCCGCCGGTACGGCCATCGCGCTCGGCACCTACCTCGGCGGCTGGCGCATCATCCGCACCATGGGCAAGGGCCTCACGGACCTCCAGCCGCAGCAGGGCTTCGCCGCCCAGACCAGCGCGGCCACCACCATCCTGGCCTCCGCCCACCTCGGCTTCTCGCTCTCCACCACCCACGTCGTCTCCGGCGGCGTGATGGGCGCCGGCCTGGGCCGCAAGGGCGGTGTCGTCCGCTGGTCGACCGCCACCCGGATGTTCGTCGCCTGGGGCCTGACCCTCCCGGCCGCCGGCCTGGTCGGCGCCGGTGCCGAGTTCGTCGCCAGCCAGGGCCAGTGGGGCGTGTACGTGGTCGCGGCCTTCCTGGTCGCCTCCTGCGTCGGCATCTGGCTGGTCTCGCGCCGCCAGGTGGTCGACCACACCAACGTCAACGACGTCGAGTCCGGTGCCGGCACCGACACCGCGGCCGAGCCCGCGGGCGTCGTCACCACCGCCATCGCCGCCGTCACCCCGCCGCCGGCCGCCGGCTCCGTCGCCGCCGTCGCGGACCCGGACCTGAAGACCACCATCCCCGCCCCCAACCCCGCGGACCCCGCCGCTCCCGCGGCCCCCGCCGCCGCGGTCTGA